The following proteins are co-located in the Chaetodon trifascialis isolate fChaTrf1 chromosome 14, fChaTrf1.hap1, whole genome shotgun sequence genome:
- the tmem54a gene encoding transmembrane protein 54a — MVNSGICCASLKDNKALMKMGLALVLVGHVNFLLGALVHGAVLRHITVHALARTMVYAISNVIAIVAGLVGIISGVTAIVLSKNKKNRILKWVLLVFSFLSGLLALASSLALSVSIVTAIIHKGWSLLTHCKFSDNDVSPSSSITYECPFDPTRIYGTTLILWVPLIFMSVVEMVFSFRCFAVCTSFLYLCPCRRRPIRAKRVRIQRAVETSSLPPAPDPETETTAEPAEQDDLLDSVSAVEQSEWL; from the exons ATGGTGAATTCAG GAATATGCTGTGCCAGCCTCAAGGACAACAAAGCCCTGATGAAGATGGGGCTGGCGCTGGTGTTGGTGGGCCACGTCAACTTTCTTCTTGGGGCCCTGGTGCACGGCGCGGTGCTCAGGCACATCACCGTGCACGCTCTGGCCCGGACCATGGTGTACGCCATCTCAAATGTCATCGCCATCGTGGCGGGCTTGGTG GGAATCATTAGTGGAGTAACGGCCATTGTCCTgtccaaaaacaagaaaaacaggatCCTG AAGTGGGTCCTGTTGGtcttcagcttcctgtcagGTCTCTTGGCTCTTGCCTCCAGCCTGGCTTTGTCAGTTTCAATAGTGACAGCCATTATTCACAAAGGTTGGAGCCTGCTAACGCACTGCAAGTTTTCCGATAATGACGTCAGCCCCTCTTCCAGCATCACATACGAATGCCCCTTTGACCCCACCCGTATCTAT GGGACCACACTCATCCTGTGGGTGCCTCTTATCTTCATGTCCGTGGTGGAAATGGTGTTCTCCTTCCGCTGCTTTGCCGTCTGCACTTCGTTCCTTTACCTCTGTCCATGCAGGAGGAGGCCGATCCGGGCTAAGAGG GTGCGTATTCAGAGAGCTGTTGAAACTTCATCGTTGCCTCCAGCACCAGATCCAGAGACCGAAACCACAGCCGAGCCTGCGGAGCAGGACGATCTGCTGGACAGCGTGAGCGCAGTGGAGCAGAGCGAATGGCTCTGA